A single window of Nicotiana tomentosiformis chromosome 1, ASM39032v3, whole genome shotgun sequence DNA harbors:
- the LOC104113479 gene encoding uncharacterized protein isoform X1: MADQMEKMKLRQNYPNHWHTDLMRATQSDPLFCCFSLWCAPCASYILRKRALYNDMSRYTCCGGYMPCSGRCGESHCPEFCLCTEVFLCFANSVASTRFMLQDEFNLQTTKCDNCIIGFMFCLQQLACICSIIACLTGSEEIQDAAQLLNCLSDFVYCTVCSCMQTQHKVEMDKRDGKFGPRPMAVPPAQQMSRLDQPVPPSVGYPPAQPQAYPPTQQRHGYPPPQQQPQGYPPPQQQPQGYPPPQQQPYGYPPANYPPPGAGYPTSDYLQ, translated from the exons ATGGCGGATCAAATGGAGAAGATGAAGTTACGTCAGAACTATCCGAATCACTGGCACACTGATCTCATGCGTGCCACTCAGTCTGATCCTCTTT TTTGCTGTTTCTCGCTTTGGTG CGCCCCATGTGCATCATACATCCTCCGCAAACGAGCTCTATACAATGATATGTCTAG ATATACATGTTGTGGAGGCTATATGCCTTGTAGCGGCAGATGTGGAGAAAGTCACTGCCCTGAATTCTGCCTTTGTACGGAG GTTTTTCTTTGCTTTGCAAATTCTGTTGCTTCGACACGCTTTATGTTGCAAGATGAGTTCAATCTGCAGACAACGAAATGCGATAATTGCATAATA GGATTCATGTTTTGCCTACAGCAGTTAGCATGTATATGTAGCATTATTGCTTGTCTCACAGGAAGTGAAGAAATTCAAGATGCTGCTCAGCTTCTGAACTGTCTGTCGGACTTTGTTTACTGCAC GGTTTGCAGCTGTATGCAG ACACAGCACAAGGTTGAAATGGACAAAAGAGATGGAAAATTTGGACCACGGCCAATGGCAGTGCCACCTGCTCAACAAATGTCTCGGTTAGATCAGCCTGTTCCCCCTTCAGTGGGATATCCACCTGCACAGCCCCAGGCTTATCCACCAACACAGCAACGCCATGGTTACCCACCACCACAACAGCAGCCTCAGGGTTACCCACCACCACAGCAGCAGCCTCAGGGTTACCCACCTCCACAACAGCAGCCTTATGGTTACCCACCAGCCAATTATCCCCCACCTGGTGCTGGATATCCCACGTCTGATTATCTTCAGTGA
- the LOC104113479 gene encoding uncharacterized protein isoform X2: MADQMEKMKLRQNYPNHWHTDLMRATQSDPLFCCFSLWCAPCASYILRKRALYNDMSRYTCCGGYMPCSGRCGESHCPEFCLCTEVFLCFANSVASTRFMLQDEFNLQTTKCDNCIIGFMFCLQQLACICSIIACLTGSEEIQDAAQLLNCLSDFVYCTHSTRLKWTKEMENLDHGQWQCHLLNKCLG; this comes from the exons ATGGCGGATCAAATGGAGAAGATGAAGTTACGTCAGAACTATCCGAATCACTGGCACACTGATCTCATGCGTGCCACTCAGTCTGATCCTCTTT TTTGCTGTTTCTCGCTTTGGTG CGCCCCATGTGCATCATACATCCTCCGCAAACGAGCTCTATACAATGATATGTCTAG ATATACATGTTGTGGAGGCTATATGCCTTGTAGCGGCAGATGTGGAGAAAGTCACTGCCCTGAATTCTGCCTTTGTACGGAG GTTTTTCTTTGCTTTGCAAATTCTGTTGCTTCGACACGCTTTATGTTGCAAGATGAGTTCAATCTGCAGACAACGAAATGCGATAATTGCATAATA GGATTCATGTTTTGCCTACAGCAGTTAGCATGTATATGTAGCATTATTGCTTGTCTCACAGGAAGTGAAGAAATTCAAGATGCTGCTCAGCTTCTGAACTGTCTGTCGGACTTTGTTTACTGCAC ACACAGCACAAGGTTGAAATGGACAAAAGAGATGGAAAATTTGGACCACGGCCAATGGCAGTGCCACCTGCTCAACAAATGTCTCGGTTAG